A region of the Arenibacter antarcticus genome:
CAGGTTCGTCTAATAGCAATAAATAAGATTCCCTAGTATTTTTACTAGAATTGCTCGTAGTTACAAATTGGTATATTGAGCTATATAAATTTAGAATTGAAAGTTCTCCGGTAGACATTTTTCTTGTTGGATTGACATTGAATACCCTATACTTAAAATTTAAATTTTCAAGTGTTTCATGAACATCCTCATATAGCCGAAATAGTTCTTTTAAAATGCTCAGGGTAGTTTCATCGCTAACTTTTAATTTTAGTTCAGATTTATTTGTGTGATTTTGAAAGATTTGATTGTTTAACTTCAAAAAGTCATATAATAAAAAAATTCTATGATATTGAAGTATAACCCTAATTGCTTTATCCTTAATCTTAACAAAATCAAACCCACCACCTATTTGGGAGATTTTATCTGCTCGAATGTTATAGATTATGTCATCAATATTATTGAATTTAATCCCTGATTTTTCCTCTAAAGAATCAAATAAAGGACCATCAATATTATCCAGGCGTTTTTTAAGAAATAGCTCTAATTTTTTATCAAAGTCGTCTTGATCAAGGATTTCATCAAATCCAATTTTAAAGCCATTGTTATTTGTTTGCGCAAAAATGTCATCAGTAACTAAAAGAGTTAAAATAAAAACTTCAAAGTTGGTAAGAAACTCCTCATTTTTATGAATCATTTCTTCATTCAATTGCCCATAAGAGTCCCACAACATGTTCAGCTGCTCTTTAATGGATTGACCTATGGTTGCATTTCTATAAAAGTCATTATCCAATAATTGGGATTTTGAAACATTATTAATTGAGATTGAAACGTCATCATACAAAGGGAGTTCCGGGTATTTATTTTTTAAAGACTCACCTTTTTTATAAATAAAAAAAATTTGTCGTAATATAGTATCATAAAAATATTCACTAAGACTGTCATTAATTTTGTTTGATTCAGAAATTGGACTATTAAAATCTATTAAATTATAATCAAGAACGTTAGAATAATATAGCGGAAAAGGACTTTCTTCATGGTTAATACTTTCGAAATCAAAATCCCATTCAATTTTGTTTTTCGTAGCATTCTGAACAAAAATTTTATTTCCCTCGCCATAAATTGCCAAGGCATTAGATTTTGGTTCTTGATTCAAAACTCTCATCAAAGAAGTTTTTCCAACACCATTATTTCCAACAATAGCACTAATATTAGAAATACCTTTACTATAAAATTCCTCTATAAAATTTATATTATTTTCCTTTGTAATTTTTAAATAATCTTTCTCTTTATTAAACTTAAAAATGAATCTCCCTCCAAAATTTAAATATATTGGTTCTTTATAAAGAAAATGGTCTTCGATATATATAGCTAAAATTTCCATTTTTACTCTATGTATTTATGTCCTCTTCCGCCACCATCCCCAACTCTTCCTCTGCCT
Encoded here:
- a CDS encoding AAA family ATPase, translating into MEILAIYIEDHFLYKEPIYLNFGGRFIFKFNKEKDYLKITKENNINFIEEFYSKGISNISAIVGNNGVGKTSLMRVLNQEPKSNALAIYGEGNKIFVQNATKNKIEWDFDFESINHEESPFPLYYSNVLDYNLIDFNSPISESNKINDSLSEYFYDTILRQIFFIYKKGESLKNKYPELPLYDDVSISINNVSKSQLLDNDFYRNATIGQSIKEQLNMLWDSYGQLNEEMIHKNEEFLTNFEVFILTLLVTDDIFAQTNNNGFKIGFDEILDQDDFDKKLELFLKKRLDNIDGPLFDSLEEKSGIKFNNIDDIIYNIRADKISQIGGGFDFVKIKDKAIRVILQYHRIFLLYDFLKLNNQIFQNHTNKSELKLKVSDETTLSILKELFRLYEDVHETLENLNFKYRVFNVNPTRKMSTGELSILNLYSSIYQFVTTSNSSKNTRESYLLLLDEPEHAYHAVWKKKFIWTLNETIQELFADWEQDTLIQIIFSTHDALTLSDLPNDKISYLKRLNDQTIKAFDEDDKDRPLKSFGANITEILADSFFVEDGLIGDFAKEKINNTIDWLRNKEDIQNYEYHKKLIQIIDEPIVQQKLSEMYSEKMNVDFSKEILTHQIENLKQKFKIQTGDDYDSL